The genomic segment CTTCCAGCTGGGAAGGGCCTTGGGCCGCTTCTGCCCAGAGCTGCAAAGCCGCCTTCCCCCCACTCCCCTGGCCCTCCCCGAGGCCCTGGGCTTCCACCTGGCAAATCCCGACTAAATCACTATACTTTAAGGGGTGGAGGGGTTATACTCTTGCTGCGAATGGGTCGCAGTAAGAACCCGACCCGGCATCAGGAGGCAGAAGGATGAACCAGCTAGAAATCCGCGACCTCTGGGCTTCCATTGACGGCGAGACCATCCTGAAGGGCGTGAACCTGGTGGTCCCCAAGGGCCAGGTGCACGCCCTCATGGGCCCCAACGGGGCCGGGAAGAGCACCCTGGGCAAGATCCTGGCCGGGGACCCCGAGTACCAGGTGGAACGGGGGGATATCCTCCTGGACGGGGAAAGCATCCTGGATCTATCCCCGGACGAGCGGGCGAGGAAGGGCCTCTTCCTGGCCTTCCAGTACCCCGTGGAGGTGCCGGGGGTCACCATCGCCAACTTCCTGCGCCTGGCCCTGCAGGCCAAGCTGGGCCGGGAGGTGGGGGTGGCGGAGTTCTGGACCAAGGTGAAGCGGGCCCTGGAGCTTCTGGACTGGGACGAGGGCTACCTCTCCCGCTACCTCAACGAGGGCTTTTCCGGGGGGGAGAAGA from the Thermus neutrinimicus genome contains:
- the sufC gene encoding Fe-S cluster assembly ATPase SufC, which translates into the protein MNQLEIRDLWASIDGETILKGVNLVVPKGQVHALMGPNGAGKSTLGKILAGDPEYQVERGDILLDGESILDLSPDERARKGLFLAFQYPVEVPGVTIANFLRLALQAKLGREVGVAEFWTKVKRALELLDWDEGYLSRYLNEGFSGGEKKRNEILQLLVLEPAYAVLDETDSGLDIDALKVVARGVNAMRGPSFGALVITHYQRLLNYIVPDRVHVMMDGRIVAEGGPELALELEAKGYEWLRERVKEGA